A portion of the Spirochaetota bacterium genome contains these proteins:
- a CDS encoding glycine radical domain-containing protein, with the protein LLNQRLSPSQLAGEKGYQLWKSYMKTWADLGLDHVQFNMVDDATLRAAQQDPEQYQEVIVRVAGYSAHFVDISRKTQDNIIQRTIQGLG; encoded by the coding sequence TTCTCTTGAATCAGCGTTTATCGCCTTCTCAGTTGGCTGGCGAGAAGGGTTATCAGTTGTGGAAGTCCTATATGAAGACCTGGGCTGATCTTGGATTGGATCATGTTCAGTTTAACATGGTTGATGACGCCACACTCAGGGCAGCGCAGCAGGATCCTGAGCAGTATCAGGAGGTAATTGTACGTGTGGCTGGATACAGTGCTCACTTTGTGGATATCAGCCGCAAGACACAGGATAATATTATACAGAGAACTATTCAAGGATTAGGGTAG
- a CDS encoding pyruvate formate lyase family protein has product MTPELHKNTELSQKKSMKELEESREWWWVAEKKRSKRLDYLRKAVWKKGRKGGMYEPGLKVDIERPLLFTEGWKDNENEHIIMRRAKALAYVFDNIPIFITDQAQLVGYLGSQPNTLFWYCELASFGNDEIYNDPVVVPEPQEDSLKVMADINNYWSTRDCMGKMLRDLSGEEVVKMMTFVLLWSFPVGGSFGYAGKDYEYFMTGEKAFEDIIDEIQMKIDEAEDKIDGNPGPDILPLYDKLTNWEAMQIVLEACIRNAKRYSRLARIIAENFESDPKRKEELLRIAETCERVPGKTPRNLQESLQYDHFIQVWTRFEDIEGAWPARPDYYHWPYYEKDVIVDKSITREEAIDLLGEYMIRANETGYYLARVGAEGIQGITGTWVWTLGGVNKDGTDACNDLTIALLQAARLVRVSNPTFGFRWHPQVSDEVMREVFECIRHGLGYPSIRNDPILIANGMNWHGHPLEEMRTWVHQACMSPCPTTKHGAQPARMAATLNCSKMVEYALHNGFDHIVNMQMGPETGDATKFTDFEQLFQAWVAQMEWLMNFGTRIMNRGRQKSPENHGRPFLSSISEKCVESGLDALDPTIERGNCWVTFFTWAENADSLAAVKKLIFDEKKYSMEELVEALRCNWEGREEMRLDFVKNAPKWGNDNDYVDEIMVRCLREVARHSREIKCPSGNNWPALPENVSGNILFSSLVHALPNGRKLGDALYDGGISPGPGLDKKGPTAVLKSCGKINHISDGRAFLLNQRLSPTQLSGEKGYQLWKSYMKTWADLGLDHVQFNMVDDATLRAAQSDPEQYQEVIVRVAGYSAHFVDISRKTQDNIIQRTIQGLG; this is encoded by the coding sequence ATGACACCAGAATTACATAAAAATACAGAGCTTTCGCAAAAGAAGAGTATGAAAGAACTTGAAGAGAGTAGAGAGTGGTGGTGGGTTGCCGAGAAGAAGAGGTCAAAGCGACTGGATTATCTTAGGAAGGCTGTCTGGAAAAAGGGCAGAAAGGGAGGAATGTATGAACCAGGCCTTAAGGTAGATATTGAAAGACCACTATTATTCACAGAGGGTTGGAAGGATAACGAGAATGAACACATAATAATGAGAAGAGCCAAGGCCTTAGCCTATGTGTTTGACAACATTCCGATCTTTATTACAGACCAAGCACAGCTTGTGGGATATTTGGGGAGTCAACCAAATACCCTCTTCTGGTATTGTGAATTAGCTAGTTTCGGAAATGATGAGATATACAATGATCCAGTTGTAGTCCCTGAACCTCAGGAGGATTCTCTCAAGGTTATGGCGGATATCAACAATTATTGGAGTACAAGGGATTGTATGGGGAAGATGTTGAGGGACCTCTCAGGTGAGGAAGTTGTAAAAATGATGACTTTTGTACTCTTGTGGAGTTTCCCTGTTGGCGGCAGCTTCGGTTATGCGGGTAAGGATTACGAGTACTTTATGACTGGCGAGAAAGCATTTGAAGATATTATTGATGAGATACAGATGAAGATAGATGAGGCAGAGGATAAAATTGATGGCAATCCAGGCCCTGATATTCTGCCACTATATGATAAGCTAACCAATTGGGAGGCAATGCAGATTGTTCTAGAGGCTTGTATAAGAAATGCCAAGAGGTATTCAAGGTTGGCGCGTATAATAGCGGAGAATTTTGAATCGGATCCCAAGAGAAAGGAAGAGCTACTAAGGATTGCAGAGACATGTGAAAGAGTGCCCGGGAAGACACCGAGGAATCTGCAGGAATCACTTCAATATGATCACTTCATTCAAGTGTGGACTAGATTTGAGGATATTGAGGGTGCATGGCCAGCTCGTCCGGATTATTATCATTGGCCATATTATGAAAAAGATGTCATTGTAGATAAGAGTATTACGAGAGAGGAAGCGATTGATCTTCTTGGAGAGTATATGATTCGTGCCAATGAGACCGGTTATTATCTAGCAAGGGTTGGCGCTGAAGGAATTCAGGGTATAACAGGTACATGGGTATGGACTTTAGGCGGAGTCAACAAAGACGGCACTGATGCGTGCAATGATTTGACTATAGCCCTTTTGCAGGCAGCAAGGCTAGTGCGGGTCTCAAATCCTACATTTGGATTCAGGTGGCATCCACAAGTATCGGATGAGGTGATGCGGGAGGTATTCGAGTGTATACGACATGGTTTAGGTTATCCCAGCATTCGAAATGATCCGATTTTAATTGCAAATGGTATGAATTGGCATGGACATCCTTTGGAAGAGATGCGGACATGGGTTCACCAGGCATGCATGTCGCCTTGCCCAACAACTAAGCACGGCGCACAACCAGCAAGAATGGCAGCAACCCTGAATTGTTCGAAAATGGTAGAGTATGCGCTACATAATGGATTTGATCATATAGTCAATATGCAGATGGGTCCGGAAACAGGGGATGCTACTAAGTTTACTGACTTTGAACAGCTTTTCCAGGCTTGGGTTGCGCAGATGGAATGGTTGATGAACTTTGGAACTCGGATAATGAACCGTGGCAGACAGAAGAGCCCAGAAAATCATGGGCGTCCCTTTTTATCATCTATATCAGAGAAGTGTGTAGAGAGTGGTTTAGATGCTCTTGATCCCACGATAGAGCGTGGAAATTGTTGGGTTACATTTTTTACCTGGGCTGAGAATGCTGATAGTTTGGCTGCTGTGAAAAAACTAATTTTTGATGAAAAGAAATACTCTATGGAAGAATTAGTTGAGGCGTTAAGGTGCAACTGGGAGGGTAGAGAGGAGATGAGATTGGATTTTGTGAAGAATGCGCCTAAATGGGGAAATGACAATGATTATGTTGATGAGATAATGGTTCGCTGTTTGAGAGAGGTTGCAAGGCATTCACGGGAGATAAAGTGTCCGTCTGGGAATAATTGGCCTGCTTTGCCTGAGAATGTGAGTGGAAATATTCTATTTTCGAGTCTAGTTCATGCATTGCCAAATGGTAGGAAATTGGGGGATGCCCTTTATGATGGCGGAATTTCGCCAGGCCCGGGATTAGATAAGAAGGGACCTACGGCAGTGTTGAAATCATGTGGGAAGATAAATCATATAAGCGATGGCAGAGCCTTTCTGCTTAATCAGCGCCTTTCTCCTACACAATTATCAGGTGAAAAGGGATATCAGTTATGGAAATCCTATATGAAGACCTGGGCTGATTTGGGGTTAGATCATGTGCAGTTTAATATGGTTGATGACGCTACACTTCGTGCTGCTCAGAGTGATCCTGAGCAGTATCAGGAGGTGATTGTTCGTGTGGCAGGATACAGCGCTCACTTTGTGGATATCAGCCGCAAGACGCAGGATAATATTATACAGCGGACGATACAGGGTTTAGGATAG
- a CDS encoding Ig-like domain-containing protein, protein MKSLRLFQIIRSFEVKKIKEEQKMRKHGLLKKLLVIALIAAFGVVINCGDDGGSDFPFIPDSGDNSDSSAICALIFEDPDPSDTTDTDGDGLTDYCECMEYSSDPEKTDTDEDGVNDGDEVVIHHTSPAMADTDGDGMSDSDEISTGGYNPLIAEIPQVELSIWGVPNIGLNIKVTDETGGETETFESELTEESSTYSTSDTTVTHRFSENNFYIDTKLKASTGTWGLFPSASLTVKTGYSTHNTMSKGHTLVVDKSSYQHSQHEYSEARKYYQSREVETISGFIKLGLMVTNPGDKAFTLKNPYITIGKRDAENPSQYKVITTLKIDGIDQDGMGMEPNGGTKGPYVIENNDVSVTEIESLMANPNGLFVELSNFDLVDEDDRDFVFINEETVVKTALVEINYGHVSGMVPERYLVATNVRRNANGKPMGITMKEVMENALQKDYETRELGNDVLYRIGNVEAKNMEEGFWVVILDSERDGRAEMVDDGNFDDIVLEYKDKIYLVYGKDEDSDGVMDIVEHALGTRDDDEDTDDDGLTDFQEIYESWGVSYTGKDDEEHAYAVYSNPLSADIDDDSLLDPDEISALTDPNNWDTDRDSRSDSVDPTPLVWENVPPVADSQSVTTSEDTSVEITLTASDANNDPLGWHYGNPQHGDLSGTTPNLTYTPDPNYSGDDSFTFYVDDGIENSNTATVNIDIEEVADILYVVVGGAGSEDGSSWANAFDHPQDAIDVASDDDQIWIAEGTYWRRSGTDTVLLTMKSNVDIYGGFDGTEESLNDRDYPEDNETILNGHDEVYHVVVGSHNARLDGFTITGGNATGGDSNIRGGGIFSSLKVDITIANCKFEENNAYWGGGMYIGLSSITIENCTFDSNTSTNGGGIYCEDNSNIVTIKNCLLINNSAASQGGGVYNNNSSPKVLNSTFSENSAVYAGGGIFNINSSSPTITDCIMWNDDAGSGDEIYNWNASSDPTVTYSDIDGGYPGEGNINSDPEFCTGSRGGYYLSLHPHQPYTVSPCFDIGSDTALFLGLNDKTTLTNGLYDAGTVDMGYHYER, encoded by the coding sequence ATGAAAAGCTTACGTCTATTTCAAATTATTAGATCTTTTGAAGTAAAAAAAATTAAGGAGGAACAAAAAATGAGGAAGCATGGTTTATTAAAAAAACTCTTGGTTATTGCATTAATTGCTGCATTTGGTGTTGTGATTAATTGCGGAGATGATGGTGGCAGCGACTTCCCCTTCATCCCTGATAGTGGCGATAACAGCGACAGTTCAGCAATTTGTGCGCTAATATTTGAAGACCCAGATCCTTCAGACACAACCGATACCGACGGCGACGGTCTTACAGACTACTGCGAGTGCATGGAGTATTCAAGCGATCCTGAAAAGACCGACACTGACGAAGACGGCGTAAATGACGGTGATGAGGTGGTAATCCATCATACATCGCCGGCAATGGCTGATACTGACGGCGATGGCATGAGCGACTCTGATGAGATATCAACAGGCGGATATAATCCTCTTATTGCGGAAATCCCGCAGGTTGAGCTTTCAATATGGGGCGTCCCCAATATTGGACTCAATATAAAAGTAACAGATGAAACCGGCGGAGAGACAGAGACATTTGAGTCAGAATTGACAGAAGAATCTAGCACTTATTCAACAAGCGACACAACTGTCACGCATCGATTTTCAGAAAATAATTTCTATATTGACACAAAGCTAAAGGCGTCAACAGGCACATGGGGGTTATTCCCATCCGCCTCGCTTACTGTAAAGACGGGATACTCCACACATAATACAATGTCAAAGGGGCATACATTAGTGGTTGATAAATCATCATATCAACATTCTCAACACGAATACAGCGAGGCGCGGAAATACTACCAGAGCCGCGAGGTGGAAACTATATCAGGATTCATCAAACTTGGTTTAATGGTAACTAATCCTGGTGATAAAGCATTTACGCTAAAAAATCCATATATTACAATTGGAAAGCGTGACGCTGAAAATCCCTCTCAATATAAGGTCATCACAACACTTAAGATAGATGGGATAGATCAGGATGGGATGGGCATGGAGCCGAATGGCGGCACAAAGGGACCTTATGTGATTGAGAATAACGACGTTTCTGTCACTGAGATTGAATCACTTATGGCTAATCCTAATGGTCTATTTGTTGAGCTTAGCAATTTTGATCTTGTGGATGAAGATGACAGGGACTTTGTGTTTATAAATGAAGAGACTGTTGTTAAAACTGCGTTAGTGGAGATCAATTATGGGCATGTTTCAGGAATGGTCCCTGAGCGATATTTAGTGGCTACGAATGTTCGCCGTAATGCCAATGGAAAACCGATGGGCATAACCATGAAAGAGGTTATGGAGAATGCTCTGCAAAAGGATTATGAGACCCGGGAACTTGGAAATGACGTATTGTATAGAATCGGCAATGTTGAAGCGAAAAACATGGAAGAGGGTTTTTGGGTTGTTATACTTGACTCGGAAAGAGATGGCAGAGCAGAGATGGTTGATGACGGCAATTTTGATGATATTGTTCTTGAGTATAAGGACAAGATATATCTTGTTTACGGCAAGGACGAAGACAGCGATGGAGTGATGGACATAGTAGAGCATGCCCTAGGAACAAGGGATGATGATGAGGATACTGACGATGATGGTTTAACAGATTTTCAGGAAATATATGAAAGCTGGGGGGTTTCATATACCGGGAAAGATGATGAAGAGCATGCCTATGCGGTCTATTCTAATCCATTAAGCGCGGATATAGATGACGATAGTCTGCTTGATCCTGATGAGATTAGCGCCTTAACCGACCCCAACAACTGGGATACAGACCGCGACAGCAGGTCCGACAGCGTTGATCCTACCCCCCTTGTCTGGGAGAATGTACCTCCGGTTGCTGACTCGCAGTCTGTGACTACCTCCGAGGACACCTCAGTTGAGATTACCCTTACAGCAAGCGACGCCAATAATGATCCGCTTGGATGGCATTACGGCAATCCTCAACACGGCGACCTCAGCGGGACCACGCCAAATCTGACATATACTCCTGATCCCAACTACAGTGGTGATGATAGCTTTACCTTCTATGTGGATGATGGAATTGAGAATAGCAATACAGCCACGGTGAACATTGATATAGAGGAAGTGGCTGATATCCTATACGTAGTTGTAGGTGGCGCAGGAAGTGAGGATGGAAGCTCCTGGGCTAATGCCTTTGATCATCCACAGGATGCCATTGACGTTGCCTCTGATGACGATCAGATATGGATTGCAGAGGGCACATACTGGCGAAGATCAGGCACCGACACTGTACTGCTCACCATGAAAAGTAATGTGGATATTTACGGAGGATTTGACGGAACTGAGGAAAGCCTCAATGATCGAGATTATCCAGAGGATAATGAGACCATACTGAATGGGCATGATGAGGTCTATCATGTTGTGGTTGGCAGTCATAATGCGCGCCTCGACGGATTTACTATAACCGGAGGTAATGCAACAGGCGGAGATTCAAATATCCGGGGTGGTGGCATTTTCAGCAGCTTGAAGGTTGATATTACAATTGCTAACTGCAAATTTGAGGAAAACAATGCATACTGGGGTGGCGGTATGTACATCGGTTTATCTTCTATAACTATTGAAAATTGCACCTTTGATTCCAATACGAGCACTAATGGCGGGGGTATCTATTGTGAAGACAACTCGAATATTGTAACCATAAAGAATTGCCTCCTTATAAATAACTCTGCCGCATCACAAGGTGGTGGAGTGTATAACAATAATAGTTCGCCAAAAGTGTTAAACAGTACTTTCAGCGAGAACAGCGCAGTCTACGCTGGCGGCGGGATATTCAACATAAACAGCAGCTCGCCTACTATCACAGATTGCATAATGTGGAATGATGATGCAGGAAGCGGAGATGAGATATATAACTGGAATGCATCAAGTGATCCAACTGTCACCTACTCGGACATAGATGGCGGTTACCCTGGAGAAGGCAACATAAACAGCGATCCGGAGTTTTGCACTGGTTCCAGAGGCGGTTACTATCTGTCTCTCCATCCCCATCAACCTTATACTGTTAGCCCATGCTTTGACATTGGAAGCGACACCGCGCTATTTCTTGGCCTGAACGATAAGACTACACTCACTAACGGTTTATATGACGCTGGTACGGTAGACATGGGATACCACTACGAGCGTTAG
- a CDS encoding pyruvate formate lyase family protein: MSQGIEKVSDASQKKSIEELEKDREWWWVAEKNRSKRLDYLRKSVWKKGRKGGMYEPGLKVDLERPLLFTESWKENENDPLMMRRAKALSHVLENITIYITDYAQIVGYLGSLPNTFMWYPDVASFMNEEIYNDPMVIPEPEDESLKTMAELNNYWGTRDNLGKVLREFSSEEAVKAMSTVIMWGLPVGGSFGYSGKDYEYCMTGERGFDDIINEIQERIDDAEERIDGDPGPDILPLYDKLSNWEAMQIILEACINSAKRYARLAKIIAENFESDPKRKEELLRVAEVCEQVPGKPPRSFHETLQYDHFIQIWSRFEDLEGAWALRPDYYHWPYYERDVNIEKNITKEEAIDLIGEYMIRAYEVGHYLPRAGAEAVQGIQASWVWTIGGVNKDGSDACNDLTVAFLQAARQVRVANPTFGFRWHPKVTDEVWREVFECIRHGLGYPSIRNDPILIANEMNWYGHPLEEARTWVHQACMSPCPTTKHGFQPCRMASATMNTSKMVEYALHNGFDHIIKLQMGPKTGDARNFQNFEELFQAWVKQMEWLMNFGVRIMNRGRVKSPDYFGRPFLSAISERSVESGLDVLEPEGERGNAWITFFTWVENADSLAAVKKLVFDEKKYTISELIDALESNWDGKEEMRLDFVRNGPKWGNDDDYVDEIMVRCVKEVARHSREIRCPSGNPWPSLPENVSGNIHFSGMVHALPNGRRLGDALYDGGISPGPGLDKKGPTAVLKSCGKIDHISDGKAFLLNQRLSPTQLSGEKGYQLWKSYMKTWADLGLDHVQFNMIDDATLRAAQKDPEQYQEVIVRVAGYSAHFVDISRKTQDNIIQRTIQGIG, from the coding sequence ATGTCCCAAGGGATAGAGAAGGTTAGCGATGCTTCGCAAAAGAAGAGTATTGAAGAACTTGAAAAGGATAGAGAGTGGTGGTGGGTAGCTGAAAAAAATAGATCAAAGAGACTGGATTATTTGAGGAAGTCAGTCTGGAAAAAGGGCAGAAAGGGTGGCATGTATGAGCCAGGGCTTAAGGTCGATCTTGAAAGACCTTTATTATTTACTGAGTCTTGGAAAGAGAATGAGAATGATCCCTTAATGATGAGAAGAGCCAAGGCTTTGTCTCATGTTTTAGAGAACATTACTATTTATATTACAGATTATGCTCAGATTGTTGGCTATTTGGGGAGTTTGCCCAATACATTTATGTGGTATCCTGATGTGGCGAGTTTCATGAATGAAGAGATATACAATGATCCAATGGTGATACCTGAGCCTGAAGATGAGTCCTTGAAAACAATGGCTGAGTTAAATAATTATTGGGGCACAAGGGATAATTTAGGGAAGGTGCTCAGGGAGTTCTCCAGTGAAGAGGCAGTAAAAGCTATGAGTACTGTTATCATGTGGGGACTACCAGTCGGAGGAAGCTTTGGCTATTCGGGCAAGGATTATGAGTACTGCATGACAGGTGAGAGAGGGTTTGATGATATAATAAATGAGATACAGGAAAGGATAGATGATGCTGAAGAGAGAATAGATGGCGATCCTGGACCGGATATTCTTCCCTTATATGATAAGCTATCGAATTGGGAGGCTATGCAGATAATTCTTGAAGCCTGTATCAATAGTGCTAAGAGATATGCAAGGTTGGCAAAAATAATAGCTGAGAATTTTGAATCAGATCCTAAGCGAAAGGAAGAGTTATTACGTGTTGCAGAGGTCTGTGAGCAAGTGCCTGGCAAACCTCCTAGAAGCTTTCATGAGACATTACAGTATGATCATTTTATTCAAATATGGTCAAGATTTGAAGATTTAGAGGGGGCATGGGCATTGCGTCCTGATTACTATCATTGGCCATACTATGAAAGGGATGTAAATATTGAAAAGAATATTACAAAAGAGGAAGCAATTGATCTCATAGGCGAGTACATGATTCGAGCTTATGAGGTTGGTCATTATCTCCCTAGAGCTGGGGCTGAGGCAGTGCAGGGAATACAGGCAAGTTGGGTATGGACAATAGGTGGAGTCAACAAGGATGGTTCTGATGCATGCAATGATCTGACGGTTGCCTTTCTTCAAGCAGCAAGGCAAGTGCGAGTAGCCAATCCCACTTTCGGATTCAGGTGGCATCCTAAGGTAACGGATGAGGTTTGGCGAGAGGTGTTTGAATGTATTAGACATGGACTAGGGTATCCGAGCATAAGGAATGATCCTATATTGATTGCTAATGAGATGAATTGGTATGGCCATCCCTTAGAGGAAGCGAGGACATGGGTTCATCAGGCCTGTATGTCTCCCTGTCCAACGACAAAGCATGGCTTTCAACCATGTCGAATGGCATCAGCCACTATGAATACCTCTAAGATGGTTGAGTACGCCCTGCATAATGGTTTTGATCATATCATAAAATTACAGATGGGTCCTAAGACAGGAGATGCGAGGAATTTTCAAAATTTTGAAGAGCTTTTCCAGGCATGGGTAAAACAGATGGAGTGGCTGATGAATTTTGGAGTTAGGATAATGAATCGCGGAAGAGTGAAAAGTCCGGATTATTTTGGTCGACCATTCTTATCAGCTATATCAGAGAGGTCAGTTGAGAGTGGTCTTGATGTTCTTGAGCCTGAAGGAGAGCGTGGCAATGCATGGATTACCTTCTTTACATGGGTAGAGAATGCTGACAGCCTTGCAGCGGTGAAAAAATTGGTCTTTGACGAGAAGAAATATACTATATCGGAACTGATAGATGCCTTGGAGTCCAATTGGGATGGCAAGGAGGAGATGAGGCTCGATTTTGTGAGGAATGGTCCAAAGTGGGGCAATGATGATGATTATGTAGATGAGATAATGGTCCGTTGTGTTAAAGAGGTTGCAAGACACTCAAGAGAGATAAGGTGCCCATCCGGGAATCCATGGCCGTCATTACCGGAGAATGTGAGCGGTAACATACATTTTTCGGGTATGGTACATGCCTTACCTAATGGGAGAAGACTAGGTGATGCTTTATATGACGGAGGGATATCTCCAGGTCCTGGCCTTGACAAAAAGGGGCCGACTGCAGTGTTGAAGTCATGCGGAAAAATAGATCACATAAGCGATGGCAAGGCATTCTTATTGAACCAGAGACTATCTCCTACTCAGCTTTCCGGTGAGAAGGGTTATCAGTTGTGGAAGTCCTACATGAAGACCTGGGCCGATCTTGGGCTAGATCATGTGCAGTTCAACATGATTGATGATGCTACACTACGTGCAGCGCAGAAAGATCCTGAGCAATATCAGGAGGTGATTGTACGGGTTGCTGGATACAGCGCTCACTTTGTGGATATCAGCCGTAAGACACAGGACAATATCATACAGAGGACAATCCAAGGTATAGGTTAA
- a CDS encoding pyruvate formate lyase family protein, translating into MAQEAEKVSSAVQKKSIEELEEGREWWWVAEKKRSSRLDYLRKAVWKKGKKGGMYEPGIKMDLERPMLFTESWKENENDPIMMRRAKAVSHVLDNITIHITDQAQLVGYLGSLPNTLLWYPDIASFINEEIYNDPVVIPEPQEESLKVMADINNYWGPRDNLGKVFREFSSEEAVKLMSTVLMWGLPVGGSFGYAGKDYEYLMTGKRGFEDIIDEIQEKIDDAEDRIDGNPGPEILPLYDKLSNWEAMQIVLEACLGIARRYTRLAKIIAENYESDPKRKEELLRIAETCERVPAKPPRSLRESFQYDHFIQIFTRFEDGEGAWPSRPDYYHWPYYNKDVNIEKNITEEEALDLVGEFMIRCNEVGMYAPRFGSDGVQGISGTWVWTIGGVNPDGTDACNDLTMALLKVSRLVRVSNPTFGFRWHPQVKDEVMREVFECIRHGLGYPSIRNDPILIANGMNWHGHPLEEMRTWVHQACMSPCPATKHGSQPARMASATLNTSKMVEYALHDGYDHCIKLQMGPKTGNARGFTDFEQLFKAWVKQMEWLMNFGTRIVNRGRMKSPEFYGRPFLSAISEKSVESGLDALEPSIERGNAWVTFFTWVENADSLAAIKKIIFDDKKYTMKELIDALESNWEGAEEMRLDFVKNAPKWGNDVDYVDEIMVRCMREVARHSKEIRCPSGNTWPALPENVSGNIHFSTMVHALPNGRKLGDALYDGGISPGPGLDKKGPTAVLKSCGKINHISDGRAFLLNQRLSPTQLSGEKGYQLWKAYLKTWADLGLDHVQFNMVDDATLRAAQKDPEQYQEVIVRVAGYSAHFVDISRKTQDNIIQRTIQGLG; encoded by the coding sequence ATGGCACAAGAAGCAGAAAAGGTTAGCAGCGCAGTTCAGAAAAAGAGTATTGAGGAGCTTGAGGAGGGTAGGGAATGGTGGTGGGTAGCTGAAAAAAAGAGATCCTCAAGGTTGGATTATTTACGAAAGGCTGTCTGGAAGAAGGGGAAAAAGGGCGGCATGTATGAGCCTGGTATTAAAATGGATCTTGAGAGGCCGATGCTATTCACAGAGTCATGGAAGGAGAATGAGAATGATCCTATTATGATGAGAAGGGCAAAGGCTGTTTCGCATGTACTTGATAACATTACAATTCACATTACAGATCAGGCTCAGCTTGTAGGATATCTGGGAAGTCTACCCAACACGCTTTTATGGTATCCAGACATAGCGAGTTTCATCAATGAGGAGATTTACAACGATCCAGTTGTAATACCTGAACCCCAGGAAGAATCCCTTAAGGTTATGGCTGATATCAATAATTACTGGGGGCCAAGGGATAATTTAGGCAAGGTCTTCCGTGAGTTCTCCAGTGAGGAGGCCGTAAAGCTCATGAGTACTGTTCTGATGTGGGGCCTTCCTGTTGGTGGCAGCTTTGGGTATGCAGGGAAGGATTATGAATACTTGATGACTGGTAAGAGGGGGTTTGAGGATATCATTGATGAAATTCAGGAGAAGATAGATGACGCAGAAGATAGAATTGATGGAAATCCTGGGCCTGAGATTCTGCCATTATATGATAAGCTATCAAATTGGGAGGCTATGCAGATTGTATTGGAGGCATGCCTAGGAATAGCAAGGAGGTATACTAGATTAGCTAAGATAATAGCCGAAAATTACGAATCAGATCCCAAGCGTAAAGAAGAACTTTTACGTATTGCGGAGACTTGTGAGAGAGTGCCGGCGAAGCCGCCAAGAAGCCTTCGGGAATCATTTCAGTATGATCACTTCATACAAATTTTTACTAGATTTGAGGATGGTGAGGGTGCATGGCCTTCACGCCCTGATTACTATCATTGGCCCTACTACAATAAGGATGTAAATATTGAAAAGAATATTACAGAAGAGGAAGCGCTTGATCTTGTTGGGGAGTTTATGATTCGCTGTAATGAGGTTGGGATGTATGCCCCGAGATTTGGATCTGATGGAGTACAGGGAATATCAGGCACCTGGGTATGGACTATTGGGGGTGTTAATCCTGATGGCACTGATGCATGCAATGATCTTACGATGGCCCTGTTAAAGGTATCAAGGCTTGTAAGAGTATCCAATCCAACCTTCGGATTCAGATGGCATCCTCAGGTAAAGGATGAGGTGATGAGGGAGGTGTTTGAGTGTATACGTCATGGACTGGGGTATCCAAGTATACGGAATGATCCGATTTTGATTGCGAATGGGATGAACTGGCATGGACATCCACTGGAGGAGATGAGAACCTGGGTGCATCAGGCCTGTATGTCGCCATGTCCTGCCACAAAGCATGGTTCACAGCCAGCGCGAATGGCTTCGGCTACTCTTAATACATCCAAGATGGTTGAGTATGCGTTACATGATGGGTATGACCATTGTATCAAGTTGCAGATGGGACCAAAAACAGGTAACGCGAGGGGATTTACTGATTTTGAGCAATTATTTAAGGCCTGGGTTAAGCAGATGGAATGGCTTATGAATTTTGGAACCCGTATAGTAAATCGAGGTAGAATGAAGAGTCCTGAATTTTATGGTCGTCCCTTCCTGTCCGCCATTTCTGAAAAATCGGTAGAGAGTGGCCTTGATGCGCTTGAACCATCGATAGAGCGGGGAAATGCATGGGTAACATTCTTTACTTGGGTGGAGAATGCAGACAGCCTAGCGGCAATAAAAAAAATAATCTTTGATGATAAGAAATACACAATGAAAGAGCTCATTGATGCCTTGGAGTCCAACTGGGAAGGGGCGGAGGAGATGAGGCTTGACTTTGTGAAGAATGCTCCCAAATGGGGTAATGATGTTGATTATGTTGATGAGATAATGGTTCGCTGTATGAGGGAAGTAGCTCGACATTCAAAGGAGATCAGATGCCCTTCAGGAAACACATGGCCTGCTCTACCTGAAAACGTAAGCGGGAACATACACTTTTCAACAATGGTGCATGCTCTCCCTAATGGCAGAAAATTGGGAGATGCTCTATACGATGGCGGCATTTCTCCTGGACCAGGACTGGACAAGAAGGGGCCTACAGCAGTATTAAAGTCATGCGGGAAGATAAACCACATAAGCGATGGAAGGGCTTTTCTGTTGAATCAGCGGTTATCGCCAACCCAACTTTCTGGAGAGAAGGGTTATCAATTATGGAAGGCATATTTGAAGACCTGGGCTGATTTGGGATTGGATCACGTTCAGTTTAATATGGTGGATGACGCTACGCTTAGGGCAGCGCAAAAGGATCCTGAGCAGTATCAGGAGGTGATTGTTCGTGTTGCTGGATATAGTGCTCACTTTGTTGATATCAGCCGTAAGACACAGGACAATATCATACAGCGGACGATACAGGGTTTAGGATAG